The sequence below is a genomic window from Candidatus Thiopontia autotrophica.
CCGGTGATATCAGAATTGATTGTGCATCCTCATCATGCTCAGCCTGGGAGAAGAGGTCCATAGCAATCCAGTCCGGATCTGTCTTGCCATCACAGACCACCAGAATCTCTGAAGGGCCTGCAATCATGTCAATACCCACGCTACCAAATACCATACCCTTGGCTGTAGCAACGTAGATATTTCCCGGGCCCACAATCTTGTCAACCTGGGGAATTGTCTCTGTACCATATGCCAGAGCCGCCACAGCCTGTGCCCCGCCAACAGTATAGACCTGATCTACGCTGGAAATTGCGGCAGCAGCCAAAACCAGCTCATTGACTGTACCATCCGGGGTGGGTACTACCATAATCAGCTCTTCAACCCCGGCCACCTTGGCGGGAATTGCGTTCATCAGCACAGATGATGGATATGCCGCCTTGCCTCCAGGCACATAGAGCCCTACTCTATCCAGCGGGGTAACCTGCTGTCCAAGTATTGTGCCGTCTTCCTCGGTATAGCTCCAGGATTCCACCTTCTGATGCTGGTGGTAAAGACGCACCCGTTCAGCCGCATGCTCCAGAGCACCGCGCTGATCATCAGGCAGATCATCCAGCGCCCGCTGTAATCTCTCTTGAGATAGAGTTAGTGCCCCCATATCATCTACCGAAAGCCGATCAAAACGGTTGGTATATTCGACTAGCGCCTCGTCTCCGCGCTTGCGAACCTCCAACAGAACCTCTTTTACAGTCTGATGAACCTGCTCATTAGATACGCCTTCCCAGGCCAACAGCTGCTCCAGCTCTTTCTGAAAGTTGTTATCTAATTTGTTTAAGCGCCTCATTAGTTAACCTCTTGCTGCTGCTCTACCGCATCAGATATTTTCTGAATAAGATCCTTAACCTGTTGACTCTTCATCTTCATCGATGCCTTATTTACTACCAGCCTGGAGCTGATCTGTGCGATCTCTTCAAGTGGCTCCAGACCATTAGCCTTCAGAGTATTTCCTGTCTCTACCAGATCCACAATACAGTCAGCAAGCCCGACCAGCGGGGCCAGCTCCATTGCTCCGTAAAGTTTGATAATCTCGACCTGCTGCCCAAGTGATGCAAAATAATTTCTGGCCGAGTTTACATATTTAGTGGCTATCCGCATTCGACCATCAGGTGCAGGTGCACCAACTACTCCAGCTGTCATCATTCGGCAACGTGCTATCCTCAGATCCAGAGGCTCATAGAGATTACTGCTGCCATACTCCATCAGCACATCCTTGCCCGCTACTCCCAAATCTGCCACGCCCCTCTCCACAAAAGTCGGCACATCGGTTGCTCTGATTACAACCACCTTTACATGCTCCAGATTTGTATCAAGAATCAATTTTCTGCTGGTAACTGGATCATCAACAGGACGAATCCCGGCCGCCTCCAACAGAGGCAGGGTATCCTTGTATATGCGCCCCTTGGAGAGGGCAATTGTCAATGGCTTGTTCATCTCTCTATTGTAACTGATTGGCCTGGCAAATTTTATGGTAGGCGCTCAATATCCGCTCCCAGCTGCATAAGTTTCTCCTCAATCGTCTCGTAACCACGATCAATATGGTAGATGCGCTCTATCACTGTCTCCCCCTTGGCTGCCAGACCAGCCAGCACCAACCCTGCCGACGCTCTCAAATCAGTCGCCATCACTCTTGCCCCAGTCAATGATTCAACACCATCAACTACAACAGTGTGCCCCTGCATCCGGATATTGGCGCCCATCCGCTGAAGTTCCGGCACATGCATAAAACGGTTCTCGAAAATGGTCTCAGTAACCATCCCAACCCCCTTGGCAACTGTGTTGAGTGCCATAAACTGTGCCTGCATATCGGTAGGAAAGGCGGGGTGAGGCGATGTGGTCAAGGTAACTGCTTGCGCCCTTCTACCACCCATATCCAGAGCAATCGAATTCTCTCTGATGTCAAGATCAGCGCCAGCCTCCTCCAGCTTCAACAGCACCGACTCCAGCAATACAGGGTTGGTATCAACCAACTCTACACTGCCACCTGTAATGGCCGCAGCAACCAGGTAAGTACCCGTCTCAATTCGATCAGCAATTACGTTGTACTCTACCCCATGCAGCGACTCTACCCCTTCAATCTTGATGGTTGCACTGCCTGCACCACTGATTTTTGCCCCCATCCTGTTGAGGAAATTGGCCAGATCCACCACTTCTGGTTCGCGCGCAGCATTCTCCAGTACTGTTTTTCCGTCTGCCAACGTGGCTGCCATCATCAGATTCTGTGTGCCGGTTACAGTTACAGAATCCAGCAGGATATGCGCCCCCTTCAACTGGCTTGCCTTGGCATGAATATATCCATTTTCCACTGCAACCTCCGCGCCCAATGCGCGCAACCCGTCTACATGAAGATTTACTGGACGCGCCCCTATTGCACAGCCCCCAGGCAGAGAAACTATTGCCTCCCCAACCTTTGCCAACAGTGGACCCAACACCAGAATTGAGGCACGCATTGTCTTAACCAGGCTGTAGTCAGCAAATGGATTTGAAATGGTCGATGGATCAATCCCTACTCCATCAGAACTCTCCACCACCACACCAACTCCCATGGTTGAGAGGAGATTCATCATGGTGCTGACATCCTGCAGCTGGGGCACTCGACGGATAGAGACCGACTCATTCGCAAGCAGGGAGGCCGCAAGAATCGGAAGCA
It includes:
- the hisD gene encoding histidinol dehydrogenase → MRRLNKLDNNFQKELEQLLAWEGVSNEQVHQTVKEVLLEVRKRGDEALVEYTNRFDRLSVDDMGALTLSQERLQRALDDLPDDQRGALEHAAERVRLYHQHQKVESWSYTEEDGTILGQQVTPLDRVGLYVPGGKAAYPSSVLMNAIPAKVAGVEELIMVVPTPDGTVNELVLAAAAISSVDQVYTVGGAQAVAALAYGTETIPQVDKIVGPGNIYVATAKGMVFGSVGIDMIAGPSEILVVCDGKTDPDWIAMDLFSQAEHDEDAQSILISPDTGFLDAVEQSIEKLLDGMERADIIRTALADRGALIQVENMEQALEVTNYIAPEHLELSVDDPQALLPGIRHAGAIFMGRYTAEALGDYCAGPNHVLPTSRTARFSSPLGVYDFQKRSSLIMCSAEGSSELGKTASILARGEGLTAHARSAEYRINK
- a CDS encoding ATP phosphoribosyltransferase, producing the protein MNKPLTIALSKGRIYKDTLPLLEAAGIRPVDDPVTSRKLILDTNLEHVKVVVIRATDVPTFVERGVADLGVAGKDVLMEYGSSNLYEPLDLRIARCRMMTAGVVGAPAPDGRMRIATKYVNSARNYFASLGQQVEIIKLYGAMELAPLVGLADCIVDLVETGNTLKANGLEPLEEIAQISSRLVVNKASMKMKSQQVKDLIQKISDAVEQQQEVN
- the murA gene encoding UDP-N-acetylglucosamine 1-carboxyvinyltransferase, encoding MDKLRITGGRSLHGRIRISGAKNAVLPILAASLLANESVSIRRVPQLQDVSTMMNLLSTMGVGVVVESSDGVGIDPSTISNPFADYSLVKTMRASILVLGPLLAKVGEAIVSLPGGCAIGARPVNLHVDGLRALGAEVAVENGYIHAKASQLKGAHILLDSVTVTGTQNLMMAATLADGKTVLENAAREPEVVDLANFLNRMGAKISGAGSATIKIEGVESLHGVEYNVIADRIETGTYLVAAAITGGSVELVDTNPVLLESVLLKLEEAGADLDIRENSIALDMGGRRAQAVTLTTSPHPAFPTDMQAQFMALNTVAKGVGMVTETIFENRFMHVPELQRMGANIRMQGHTVVVDGVESLTGARVMATDLRASAGLVLAGLAAKGETVIERIYHIDRGYETIEEKLMQLGADIERLP